The Flaviramulus sp. BrNp1-15 genome has a window encoding:
- a CDS encoding DUF3857 domain-containing protein has protein sequence MERFTNLKLTNSSKILFLVIFCLVFLNNYAQESEEYNFYKKLYPNAKTVRIKQDTKITIKLKSGKIDITQEFLEEDIYLDESANYNSKKALNFSSFFELNDVEASSFSYSNGEYKEIEVTDFKEKDELDRSFYDDTKSLNFIFPNLKKGSKSILKYSENVKNPRFLSPFYFGDFSPIVNNKVTIVADKDIDITFKEYNTDTLGINFKKTEKRNTNIYSWELKNIDEYEYEPNSPTYKKILPHIVPIITSYKSDNGDTSLAKNVSDLYDWYYSLVKDINTGETDKDLVKLVQELTNGKPNDFEKVKAIYYWTQKNIKYIAFEYALGGFIPRQANDVFQKKYGDCKDNSSILYQMLKIAGIKGDLTWIGTRSIPYNYNEMPTPIVDNHMILSYTDKNDNTYFLDATGRYVPIDLPSSFIQGKEALIANGESNFSIKQVPIVPAIKNAVIDTSTIEIVGEDVIGKAKIEIAGYNKIDTFNYLENETTDEKLKAFYNSRLQKGNNKFLIKSFSETNKYNYEKNLIVDYNFTINGYTKKLGDEIYINLNFIKDLSAYKTEDDRKNDIEYEHTNYFSYTTTLNIPHGFSIDYVPENINMSNEYITTNITYDVKENRVVYNHSYSLNFITLNPEQQKEVNSLIKETEKAFKEVIVLKKI, from the coding sequence ATGGAGAGATTTACAAATTTGAAACTTACTAATTCGAGTAAAATTTTATTTCTAGTCATTTTCTGTTTAGTTTTCCTAAACAATTATGCACAAGAATCTGAAGAATATAATTTTTATAAAAAATTATACCCGAATGCCAAAACAGTTAGAATTAAGCAAGACACGAAGATTACCATAAAGCTTAAGTCTGGTAAAATTGATATTACTCAAGAGTTTTTAGAGGAAGATATATATCTAGATGAAAGTGCTAATTATAACTCTAAAAAAGCCTTGAATTTTTCCTCTTTTTTTGAATTAAATGATGTTGAGGCTTCATCATTTTCTTATTCTAATGGCGAATACAAAGAAATTGAAGTTACAGATTTTAAAGAAAAGGATGAGCTTGACAGATCTTTTTACGATGATACAAAATCATTGAATTTTATATTTCCAAATTTAAAAAAAGGATCAAAATCTATTTTAAAATATTCTGAAAACGTAAAAAACCCTCGTTTTTTAAGTCCGTTCTATTTTGGAGATTTTTCACCAATTGTAAATAACAAAGTTACTATAGTTGCAGATAAAGACATCGATATTACTTTTAAAGAGTACAATACGGATACATTAGGTATCAATTTTAAAAAAACAGAAAAAAGAAATACTAATATTTATAGTTGGGAATTAAAGAATATTGATGAATATGAATATGAACCAAATTCTCCTACTTACAAAAAAATACTTCCACATATAGTACCAATTATAACCTCTTACAAATCAGACAATGGCGATACAAGTTTAGCAAAAAATGTTTCAGATTTATACGATTGGTATTATTCATTAGTTAAAGACATTAATACAGGAGAAACTGATAAAGATCTGGTTAAATTAGTTCAAGAGTTAACCAATGGAAAACCAAACGATTTTGAAAAAGTAAAAGCCATTTATTATTGGACTCAAAAAAACATAAAATATATTGCTTTTGAATATGCTCTAGGGGGTTTTATTCCTAGACAAGCAAATGATGTGTTTCAAAAAAAATATGGCGATTGCAAAGATAATTCTAGTATCCTATATCAAATGTTAAAAATAGCTGGAATAAAAGGAGATTTAACTTGGATTGGCACACGAAGCATTCCTTACAACTATAACGAAATGCCCACCCCTATTGTAGACAATCACATGATTTTATCCTATACAGATAAGAATGACAATACTTACTTTTTAGATGCAACAGGAAGATATGTGCCAATAGACCTCCCTTCTTCTTTTATACAAGGAAAAGAAGCCTTAATAGCTAACGGAGAATCTAATTTTAGTATAAAGCAAGTTCCCATAGTACCCGCAATAAAAAATGCAGTTATAGATACCTCTACAATTGAAATTGTGGGTGAAGATGTTATAGGAAAAGCAAAAATTGAAATTGCCGGATACAATAAAATAGATACATTTAATTATTTAGAAAACGAAACAACCGATGAAAAATTAAAAGCTTTTTATAATTCTCGCCTACAGAAAGGGAATAATAAATTTTTGATAAAATCTTTTTCAGAAACCAATAAATACAACTATGAGAAAAACCTAATTGTAGATTACAATTTTACTATTAATGGGTATACCAAAAAATTAGGTGATGAAATATATATTAATTTAAATTTTATAAAAGATTTATCGGCATATAAAACTGAAGATGATAGAAAAAATGATATTGAATACGAACACACAAACTACTTTAGCTATACAACAACTCTTAATATTCCTCATGGTTTTAGTATAGATTATGTCCCAGAAAATATTAACATGTCAAATGAATATATTACAACTAATATAACTTATGATGTTAAAGAGAATAGGGTAGTTTATAACCATTCTTATAGTTTGAATTTTATCACTTTAAATCCTGAACAACAAAAAGAAGTAAATTCATTAATAAAAGAAACAGAAAAAGCCTTTAAAGAGGTAATAGTATTAAAAAAAATATAA